In bacterium, the sequence TCGGTCAGAGCGAGGGTCTTGTAGGTCTCGAAGGGGACTTCGAGGGGCGTGATCACGCCGAGCCAGACCGAGAGGATCTGGTCGACGAATGCCGCGGCGTCACCGCCCTGCAGTGCCTCGTGAGCGTGGATCGTGTGGAACCAGTAGCGGTTCTCGTGCCGGTCGAGGCGATCCTCGAGCTGGTCGATCGTCGCGACGGCGTCGGCGAGACCGGAGCGTCGGTCGCCGATCCGGTGGAGGAGCAGCTCCGCGATCGCCTTGCGTCGGAGCTGGATTTCCGTCATCGGCGTCTTGCTCGCGGCGAGCGCCGGGAAGGTCTCCGCGTGGTAGTCCGCGAGGCTCCGGCCGACCACGTGCGTGGTGCGCTCGAGGAGCGCGCGCAGGTCGGCTTCGTCCGCCGCCGAGTAGACGTAGGCGTGATCGAGGTAGTCGTTCCAGCTCGGCTGCGCCGCGGCCATCGCCTTCGGGGCGACGAAGGCGAGGAGGCCTGCGAGCACGCCGAGCACGGCCGCGGGCCGCGTCGACGTTCGGGGCCGACGCAACCGGCGACCCGGTCCATGGTCGAGGGATGTCTGCATCATCTCGTTTCGATCTCCTTGCTGGGAGTTCCTTCCAGGCAGCGCAGGGCGCGCTCCAGGACTTCGCACGCGTTGCGCGGGCCGCTCGTGGCTCGCTTCGGCGTGTCGTGATTGCGGGCGCCCATCAGGAAGGCGTTCAGGTTCCGCGTCTCGAGGAAGCGGTAGGCGCCTTCGGCGTGGGTGCAGGTGGGTCGGTCGGCGGCGGCGAGCATGATCCGTCGCTTGAGCGCGTCCTGGCGTCCGGCCGGGTGGCAGTCGGGCAGGTCTTCGAGGGGCACCGCCTCCCAGCCCTCGGAATGGAGCTGGTCGAGCGCGGCTTCGCGCACGGCGAGGGCCGCGGCGTTCGAGGACGTCGCGACGGCCGGCAGCGCCCGGTCGCGGGCCCCCTGAACCGGGACTGCGGTGGCGTCCGCGTCGAGGCCGGCGAGGAAGGCGCGCCGATCGTTCATCGCGTCCCAGGCGGGCGTCGCGGGGGTGTCGGCTCCGCTTCGGGCGGTGGGGCGCGCGTTCTCGCGGGTGACGTCCGGGAGGGTGCGCGGCGTGTCCGGTCCGCCGTCGGGTGTGCTGCCGGCGCGGGGGCTTCGCGGGACGGCCAGCGCGAGATCGGCCAGGGCGCGCGCCGTCGGGAGACCACCGGGCCGCGTCGCTGCGGGGCGATTCGGCGCCGGCTGCGTCGCCAGCTCCGGGATCGACGGCGCACGGGTCGCCGCGAGCGCGCGGGGATCGAAGGGGAGCGTCGTTTCCGGCTCCGCCTCGGGGGCGGGCTGCGGCGACGCGTCGGCGCGAATGTCCGGCACCGGGATCGGCTCGCTCTTCGCGAGCGGCCGCGGCTTCGGGGGCACGATCGGATCCGGCGGCACGTCCCAGGCATCGGCGACGAGGACCGTCGGCACTTCGAGTCCCTCCGGCGGGGTCGTCGCGACCGAGGCCAGGCTGCCTACCAGGGCCGTAAGGACCAGGCAGGCCAAGCCGGGCGCGAGCGATCCGAGCCGCTCGCCGGCGATCGGTGCGCGCGCCGTCGTCGACAGCGACTCCGTCTCGATCGGGGTGCCGAGGGATAGACGCGCGGCGCCGCGCCCGAAGCGGCGATGCATCAAGAGGGGATCCATCCCGACTAACGCGTTTCCGTCGCGGCGGCGGCGGCGACGTCGTTCGGGGCCGGGGTCGCTTCGTTCGTGGAGGGCGCGCCGGCGCCCGGTCGAACGGCGCTGACGCGCGCGCCGCCCCAGGTCTCGTCGAGCAGGGCGACGGCGACGAGGAGATCCTCGGCACGCGCGTCGCGGTGGGGCGCCAGGATCGGCTTGGTTTCGCCGCGACGGTCGAGGAGTCCGAGCGCGGCGGCGAGGTCCTCGGCGCTGCGCGACGTCGACGCGTCGGGGTCGGCGCCCGGCTCGATCAGCACGAAGGGCGCGTGGCTCGCGGCTTCGTCGACGGGGGCGGGCAGCGGGTGGATACGGAGCTGCCACACGTCGGCCTTCGCGGGAAGATCGGTGGGTGCGCCGGGGCCGTGGATGCGCGGGATCTCGATCGTCGCGAGATCGAGACGGTCCGGGTTCTCGCGCGGCCCGATCTGGGTGAACGCGATCAGGAGCAGGAACGCCAGATCGACGAAGGAGAAGAGCCAGATCGGCGCAGATCGTTCGTGTCGCAACATGTGCAACGGGATCGGAATCCGACCGGCAAGCCTTGAGCAAGTTGCCGTCCCGTTGCCGATTAATTTCCCCATCCTGAGGGGGGCCGGCTTCTCACAAGAGAATCCGGTGACGCGCATCACGCTTGCGCGAGAGCGACGTTTCAGCGTGCGACGTTCGCCGGATGGGGGGCGATCCCGGCTCGGGAAATCGCCGGAGCGGAGCTTGCGGCGGAGCCCCCGGCTGCCTGGGGGATCGTCCTCCCGTCGCGCGCGGCTACCAGACGCCCGTGTTCTCCATCGAAGCCCACGGCTCCTGGGGCGTGAGGCCCTGGCCCTTCTGGATCAGCTCGACCGAGATGCCGTCGGGCGAGCGGATGAACGCCATGTGTCCGTCGCGGGGCGGGCGATTGATGGTCACGCCGCCGTCCATCAGCTTCTGGCAAGCGCCGTAGATGTCCTCGACCTCGTACGCGAGGTGACCGAAGTTGCGCCCGCCATCGTATTCCTCGGGGTCCCAGTTGTGGGTCAACTCGACCTGCGCCGCTTCGTCACCGGGAGCGGAGAGGAAGACGAGGGTGAAGCGACCGGCTTCGACGTCGACGCGATGGCGCTCTTCGAGACCGAGCAGGTCGCAGTAGAAGCGGAGGGAGGCGTCGATGTCGGTCACGCGGACCATCGTGTGCAGGTATCGCAAAGCGGGCTCCTGTTCGGGCGGGACGCCGGAAGAGTAAGCGCTGGCTCGCGGCCGCGCCGCCTCTCTCGATCGACTCCGGGATCTGCGCTAAACCCCTGGCATCGATCGTGATTCGCGATCGACACCCCCCGGTTGGAGTCGCAGGAGCAGACCCCCTGGAGCCGCGCGGCCTTTCGGCCGCGCCAAGCGAACCGGAACCGGAACCGGCCGTGCCCTGACCGAGGGCCGGGTCGGCGGAGTGGTGTTGGACGCGAGGCGTAGCCGAGACTTCGGACGGGTGTTGGGCGCGATCGGCGTGGCCGAGTCGACGGATGGGTGCTGGACGCGATGGGCGTAGCCGAGTCGACGGACGTGGGACTCCGCCTCGTCGACGTGCTCGACGTGCTGATCGTCTCTGCGGTCTGTTGGGTCGCGATCGCGTGGGTACGTGAATCGCGGGTTCGCGTCGCCCTCGGCGGCGTCGCCATCGTGAGCGCGCTCTACGGACTCGCCTCCTTTCTGGAACTGCGCCTCACGACTTCGGTGCTGCAGGGCTTCATCGCGATCGCGGCGCTCGTCCTCGTCGTCGTCTTCCAGGACGACCTGCGCCGCTTCTTCGAAGGCCTTTCGCTCTCGCTCATGCGGAACGCGACGCCGCGGCCCGGCGCCGACGTGCTCGACGAGCTCGGCACGCTCTGCTTCTCGCTCGCCTCCGCACGGGTCGGCACGCTCTTCGTCCTGCCCGGTCGCGAGCCGATCGATCGCTTCCTCGACGGCGGGCACTACCTGGGCGGACGCGTGAGCGAGCCGCTCCTTCGGAGCCTGCTCGATACGAAGACGCCGGGGCACGACGGCGCGATCGTGATCCGCGGCGGTCAGGTCGCGCGCTTCGGTGTGCACCTGCCGCTGTCGACGGAGTTCGATCAGCTGGGCGCCGGAGGCACACGGCACGCTGCGGCGCTCGGGCTCGCGGAGCGGAGCGATGCCTTCTGCATCGTCGTCTCCGAGGAGCGCGGCGTCGTCTCGGTGGCCTGGCGCGGGCGGCTGATCCCCGTCGACACGCCCGCGGCGCTGCGCGACCTCGTCGAGAAGTTCCTCGAACGGAGCGCGCGCCGTCGCCGGGAGCCGTGGGTCCGGTCGCGACTGGATCTCGCGAGAAGACGCTGGCGGGAGGGCGTGCTCGCGACGGCACTCGCCTCGGGGCTCTGGGTCCTGACGGGGCCCGGTGCGATGGTGGACCGGACGTCGCGGTCGATCCCGGTCGTGGTCGAGAACGTGCCCGACGGATACCGCGTGGCGAGCGTCGAGCCCGCGCAGGTCGACGTCGAGTTCGAGGGGCGCCGCCGCGACTTCGTGATGGCCCCGGACGACGGCTTCGCCGTACGCGTCGACGGGGATCTCGTCGATCAGGGGCGACGCACCTTCGCGGTCGACCCGGAGCAGGTCGAGCATCCTCCGGCGCTTCGCGTCGTCGGCATGGACCCGATCAAGGTCCGACTCGACGTCGAGTCGCTCTAGGCCGTCGTCTCCGCGGCCGCGTCCGTCGAAGCCCCGATCGGCGGGGACACGCCGGTCACGACCAGCAGCGCGGGCAGGAAGACCAGGTTGGCGACGACGGTCCAGAACATGCCGATCGTGAGCATCACGCCGAGGGTGTGCATGCCTTCGTGGCCCGAGAGCGCGAGCGTTCCGAACGAGAGCGTCGTCGTCACCGCGCTGTAGAACACCGCGCCCGCGGTCGCGCTCTCGACCAGCGATCCGGGGAGCGAAGGGCTCGCGGCGAGGTGGCGGGCCCGGTGGACGAGGTGGATCCCCGAGTCGACGCCGATGCCGAAGAGCAGCGGCAGGACGAGCACGTTCGCGAAGTTGAAGTCCATGTCGATGATCGCCATCGAGGCGCAGGTGAGCAGTGAGCCCAGGGTGAGCGGGGCGAGCACCAGCGCCACGTCCGCCGGTCGTCGCCAGAGCACGAAGAGGAGCGTCGAGATCGCCAACGCGGCGGAGATCAGGGCCTGGCGGAAGGAGCGCGCCGTCGCCTCGCCGAATTCGACCAGGTTGATCGCGATTCCGGCGGCGCGCGGCGCGACCTCGAGGACGCTCGACACGAAGCGCTTCAACGCCTCGAAGTCCTGGAGCTCTTCCTCGGGATAGGCCTGGATCCGGTGCGTTCCGTCGGGCGCTCGGAGGCGTCTCACCAGCTCGGCGGGCAGGTCCTCGAGGGTGACCGCGGTCGGGTCGAGAGAACGGCGGAAGCGCGAGATTTCTTCCGGGAAGCGATCGAGCAGGATGTCGCGATAGTCCGACAGCACGCGGCCGGGGTCGTCCTCGGACTCGATCCGGCCGAGGAAGGTCTCGAGCCGGGACTCGAGGGCGTCGAGGGACGCGACGAGGTCGCCGTCGTCGTCGGGGCGCTCGGCTTGACGTAGGACTCGACGAAGGGTTCGGATCGCGTCGGTCTGCTCCCCGATCGTGTAGGCGGGACGGTCGTCTCCAACGGCTGCCGGCGCCTCCATCAGGAAGGCGAGGTCCGTCAGGATCTCGATCTTCTCCTCCTGGTCGTCCGGGATGTAGCTCGCCAGACGTACGGTTCGGCCGATCTCCGGCCGCGCCTCGAGCGCCTCCGCCTCCCGTTCCGCCTCGGCAGGACTCGAGGCCAGGACGTTCACGTACCAGGGGGAGGTCTGGCCGTCGGCCAGGAGGTCGCGGAAGGCCTGGACCGACGTCGTATCCGGATCCCGCATCTCGATCACGTGTGCATCGAAGCGAAGGTCGAAGAGGAGGGGCACCGCGCTCGCAGCCAGCGCCGCGGCGCCGACGACGACGAGCCGGGGATGGCGCGCGATCCGGAGCGCCAGCGCCTGGTCGATCCGGGAGGGCGCCGGGACGACGACGTCGTCCGGAATGCGCAGCCGCCCGAGCAGGAGCGCCGGAAAGAGGGTCAGCGTGAGGAAGAGGATGATGAACATGCCGGCGCCGGCGATCGCGCCGAGCTCGGCGACGCCACGGTACTCGGTGGGGAGGAAGACGAGGAAACCGATGGCCGTCGTGAAGCCGCAGAGCACGAGGGACGCACCGATGGCGTCGATCGCCGCGCCCAGGGACTCGCGGTTGGGCAGCCCGTGATCCCGGCGCTCGTCGGCGAACGCCATGCCGAAGTGGATGGCGAAGTCGACGCCGAGGCCGATGAAGAGGATCGCGAAGGCGATCGAGATCAGGTTCAGCTCGCCGATCGTGAGCGCGGCGAAGGCGCCGGTCCAGACGAGTCCCACCAGGAGCGTGACGAGGGATGCGATCACGAGACGCCAGGAGCGGAACGCGAAGAAGAGAAGGACGGCGACCAGCGCGAAACAGAAGGCTCCGGCGCCCGCGATGTCCCAGAAGAGGCCGAGCATCTCCTCGTGGTTGAGTGCCGGGTTGCCGGTCACGCGCACGCGAACGCCGGGGGCGTCGACGAGTCCGGCCCTTCGCGTGGCCTCCGCGATCGCTTCCATGCTCTCGCCGGCCACGAGGATCCGGTCGAAGTCGAGGAAGGGATCCACGACGATCACGCGCCGGGTCGGGATCTCGAGGTCGGACCCGGCGAGCAACATCGACTCCCAGGAGAGTCGGACGGAGGCTTCCTCGTAGACCGCGATCGTCGCTTGCCCGACTTCGTCGAGGAGAGGCTTCCAGTCGCCGGTCTCGAACCCGGTCTCGCCATCGGACTCGAAGCCGAGCCGAACGAGCTCCGCGAGCTGGACCAGGCTCGGGTCGCGCTCGAGGCTGGCCAGGATCGGCTGGAGGGTCGCGACCTGGTCCGCGAATTCGTCCAGCTCGTCGGCGCTCTGGTAGAGCAGCGCATTCTCTTCGAAGAAGGCGCCTCCGCCCGGGACGTACACGTCGCGGAAGACGTCGCCCATCGCTTCGAGCTCTGCCGACAACGCATCGGTCGCTTCCCGCGCGAGCGCCGGCGTCTCCCCGTCGACGACGACCAGCATCGCCTCTTCGAGATTCGGGAAGAGCGCGGCGAAGGCAGCGTGGTTCTTGCGCGACTCGAGGCTCTTCGACACGAGGCTCAGGTTGTCGGCGTTGATCCCGAGGGCGAAGAAGGCGTAGACGAGGGCGGCGAGGGTCAGGGCGAGGCAGATCGCGGTGACGGCGTCGGGACGGTCGGCGATCCCGCGGAGCCAACGCTGCAGACGCGGCGTCAGCATCCTCTGGAGCGGTTCGTTCATGGTCTCGATTCGATCCGGATCCAGCCGTGGCGGGCGGTGGCGCGCGGGCCGCTGTGCGCGCCGTGAGCGCACGGTCCAGCTGCGCTCGGGCGGGGCGCGGGGCGGCGCAACGATAGGCGAGTCGTGGGCGGGCGTCGCTTCGCCCGGGCGCGTTCGGCGGCCCCGGGTCGGCCTGGGACGTGCGGCATCAGCATCGGGGCGGCGAGGCGTCAGGCCCGGGCAGGCTCGTCCCCTGGCGGCCCCTTCTGCCGCGGGTTTCGATCGGCCGCTCTGGCGGCGTTCCTGGCGGCGTTCCTGGCGGCCTTCCTAGCGGCGTTCCTAGCGGCGATGGCGTCGGTGCTCGCGGCCGTCCATGCCGCGGAGCGTGAGCCAGGTCAGGCCGAGGAGGGCGAAGGCGATGGTGATGCTGATCTCGTCCACGGGCGACCTCACTGGGGTGGCTCGGTCTGTGGGTGGGCCGAGCACGCTGGGGCTGGCCTATGTATCCGTCGGACGCGCATTCGATTCCGTGACGAGCATCACCGACTGCCGAATTTCGCTCTTTTTTCGTGTCCGGGAGTGAGGTGTCCGGTCCGAGACCGGCCTCCGGTCAGAGGCTCTCGCGGAAGTCGCGGGTGATCGCCAACAGGTCGCGCAGGATCCGCTGGACGAGGGGGCGCTCGTTCGAGAGGTCCGGGGTCGGTGGATCGTCCCGCTGTTGGAAGTCCGCAAAGGCCTGGATCAGGCGGTGGGACTCCTCGGGGCGCAGGCGTCGGCGGTTCCGGCTCAGCCGGCGGGTTGCGTGGGTGAGCCCGTCGCCGGTCATCCGCGCGTAGGGGTTCCGGTCCCGGGCCGCGGGAGCGAGCCCGGCGAGGGTCGAGCGTCGGGAGCGGCGCTGTCTGCGGGCGAGCGCGTCGATCAGGTCGAGATAGGCCCGCTGATAGTCACGCGCGACGCGTCGCCGGTGGTCGGTCAGGCGACGATCGGTGCGCGAAGCGTAGTCGGACAGGGCGAGGTCGTAGAACGCGCGCGGGGACACGCGCGGGTCGTCTTCGCTCTCGCGCGCGAGGAGCAGGGCGGGCAGCTCGCGGAGCACGTCGCGCATGCAGTAGATCGCGTTCCACGAGAGTCCGTCGGGCACGGCGTGCTCGCCGCGGGAGGACCGGCGTCGTTCGAGGCGGTGATGGAGCGTGAGAAGCCGCTCGAGCGCCTCGGGTCGCGCACGCTCGAGCGCGCGCGCGTCCCGTGCGTCGAGTCCGATCTGGCGAAGGAAGAGGCGGCGTCGCTCGGACTCGAACTCGCGGTCGAAGCGTTCGAGCACCGGGTCCTCCTTCAGGTCCTCGAGCGATGGCGCGCGGCCGTTCAGCAGGAGATCCCGGATCTGAGCGAAGCGCTGGACGATCTGCCGGGCCTTGCGGCGTTGCTCGGGGATCGACGTCGAGTAGCGGTCCGTGTCCTTGAAGCGATAGGAGTGGTGGTAGAGACCGAATTGTCGAACGGAGCCGTAGTCGAGGATGCTGCCGTCGGTCAGGACGTTGTCTCCGTCCCAGTCGAGCCAGCAGAAGATGTACTCGCTCTCGAAGGTCGCGACGGTGCGGGCGAAATCGGTGGCGACGCGTTCTGCGAGATGGCGGTAGCGCGCGGGCGCGGACCGGAGCTTCGGCCAGCGCCCGTCCCGGATCTCCCGCTCGGCGTAGTAGTCTACGAGATGACGCAGGTCCTCGTGCTCGCCGCGCCGGAGCAACCCGAAGAAGTGGGAAGGCCGCAGGAGATTGGGTGCGATCCGTACGTTGATCGCGAAGCCGGAGGGGAGAGCGAGAACGGCCAACACGCGTTCGGTGCGGACGCCGTTGCGATGGAAGGCCTCGCTCATCAAGGCCGCGCCGATCCCCTCGTCCACGTGGGCGGTGCCGCAGCCGTAATCGGTGATCACGTTGCCGGTCCGGAAGAACCGACCGTACTCCGAGGTCGCAGGGCAGAGCCGCGTCACGCCCGTGCCGCAGCTCGAGACGTCGAAGCTGCCCTTCGGGCCCCGGAAGGAGCCGTTCCAGATGCTGCGTCCGTCGCCGGAGTTCTGGCCGCGCTTGTCGGGATGCTGGAGCTGCAGATAGCGCGTCGCCATGTAGGTGTGCGGGAGTCGGTCACCGGGCTTCGTGAAGCGCCCGTGCGCCTCGTCCCACTCGTTGACGATCTGCAGGCTGAACGTGTCGAGCAGGGCGTCGCGCAGCGGAGCCGTCAGCCGGTCCGCATGGCCCGCCGGCAGCAGGCCGATCTCGCGTGCGAGGGCGAAGTTGAAATAGACGACCTGGCTGTCGCGCCGTCGGCGAGCGGGATACGGGACGACGGCACTCGGGGCCGTGCGCGCCAGGGGATGGCGACCGTCGATCGAAGCGAGGCGCGTGTAGTCGGCGGTGCGCGGACGGCCCGGTCGCTTGCCCGCCTGCTTGCGTGCGCGGGCGTTCGTCGGCGATCCGGGCCTTTTCCGGGGGTGTCCACTCATGATCGATCCAAGCGCGGATCGGCCGTTCTCCGTGTTGCCTTGACGCCACGCCGATGTGAATGCTTTCGTACGGGCCCTGAATTATCGTGTGCCCGTCGCACGGAGATGGGCTCGCGCATGCACTGCCTCCGAGCTGCCGGTCGCCGAGGCGCGGCTGCCGATGGACGCGGGCGCATCGCGTGCGACGGAGGGAAGACGTTGGCGCGTGGTGACCGGGACGAAGCATCCGGAGCGGAGTCGCCGGGGCCGCTCGAGGCGAAGACCCAGCGGATGGCCGTGCCCGAAACCTCCGAAACCTCGGAGGCGTCCCCGCTCGAAGAGGCGACCGTCGTGTCCCCGCCGCCTTCGGCGGAGCCGGAGTCCACGGTCGTCGCTGCGCCGGTCGTGGAGACGCCCACGGTCGTCGCCGCGCCGGTGGAAGAGACGCCGACGGTCGTTGCTGCGCCCGTCGTCGAGCACGCGGCCGCGGTCTCCACGCCCGTAGACGATGAAACGACCGCCGACTCGACACCTGCCGACGAAGCCGCTGCCGCCGTGTCCGCGACGGTCGTGATGTCGTCGGTCGACGCCGCCGGGGGCGATCCGAATGCGGCGATCGCGCCGAGCGCCGCCCTGCATCCGATGCTCCTCGAACGCATCGAACCGTCGCTCGGTCGGGGCGAACGATTGCGCCTCGATGCGGCTCATTGGCACGTTCGGATCGGCCGAGCGGAGCACAACGACCTCCGGCTCTACACCGCGTCGGCGAGCCGCGAGCACGCGGTGATCGCTGGGAACGAAGCCGGCGAATGGATCCTCACTCCGGTCGGAGGCAAGTCGGTCTCGATCGACGGAACCCCGACGGAGGAGCCCGTCGAGCTCGAGGTGGGCATGAATCTCGTGCTCGGCGGAGATCACCTGCGGTGCGTGACCGAAGGCCTCGAGCGCGAGGAGATGGCCGCGCCCACGGCGGCGGACGGCCTTTCGGCGGAGGGTGCGCCGCGTCGAGGCGGACGGGCGAGCTGGATCGCGATCGGCCTGGTCGCCGCCCTCGGAATCGGCCTGATCGCCTACGCCTGGTTCGCCGGATGAGCCCGCGGAACCCCGGACGGCCTCGGTGGCCCGAAGAGATCACTCGATCCGCGTGCCGCTTCCGCCCGGCTCGAGCGAGGAGCTTCTCATGATCGAACGACCCGTACGGATGATCGCTGGCGTGGGCACGGCGATGGGAGTGATCCTGCTGCTGGCGGTCTCCACTGCGCTGGCTTCGCCACGCGAGGCCACGTTGACGGCGCTCTCGGCCCTCGAATCGAACTGGCCGGGCCCCGACGTCTCGATCCGCGTGGTCCGAGAGGGGGAGGGGCCGCTCCGCATCGGCGACGAGATCGTGTACCGCTTCACGTCGACTCGGGCGGGCTACCTCACGGCCCTCCATGTGGACACGCACGGCGCGACCACGCTCCTCTTCCCCCGCGCCGACGCCGAGGAGGCCCGGCTCGGAGACGGGGCCGTCGTGGAGCTTCCGAGCGCCGAAGACGGCTTTTCGCTCGAGGTCCAGCCGCCGGTGGGCCGCGACTTCGTCTACGCGATCGTGACCCGGACGCCGCTCACGCGGAGCTCCCTCGGACTCGAGACCGCCGCGATCGTGGTGGACGTCGAGCCCCAGGACGGCGCGAAGCTGGTGCGGCGGATCCGTGCGGAGCTCGAATCCCGCGAGCCGGGGGCGGTCGCGGTGGCGCACGTGGCACAGCAGATCGATGGGCGTGGGGACGTGCTCTATCGATCCGCGGACATCGTCGAGTTCTTCGGGGAGCGCACCCGCTCGATCCGCCCGCCGAAGCTCGATCTCCAGATCCAGTTCGCGACCGACAGCGCAGCCCTCGATCCGGTCGCGCGCAAGAACGTCGATGAGTTCGCCCTCGCCCTCGAAGACCCGAAGCTGCTCGAGACGCGCTTCGTGATCGCGGGGCACACGGACGATCGCGGCAGCGATGCCCACAACCTCCGCCTTTCCCGTCGACGGGCCGAGGCGGTGCGTCGCTACCTGGTCGACCAAGGGGGCGTCGACGCGGAGCGGCTGGTGATCGAGGCCCACGGCGAGAACGCGCCACTCATGGGCGAGGACTCGGACTTCGCCCGCGCGATGAACCGGCGGGTCGAGTTCTCGCCGGCACGTTAGGCGGGGATTCGGGAGAGCGGCTAGGCCTCGCCGTCCCGGGCGCAGCGGAAGCCGAGGGAGATGCTCGAGTAGTCCGGCGCGTCTTCCGAGAAGGCGGCGCTCCGGAAATACGCGGGGATCCGGTCCATCCAGGAGCCACCCTTGAAGATCCGGCGTTCGCCTTCGCCGCTCTCCGTCGAGGTCCATTCCCAGACGCTGCCGGCGAGGTCGAGCAGCCCCTCCGGCGTCGCCCCGGACGGGTGGGAACCCACCGGCTCGAGGCCGAGTCCCTCGGCGCGCACGTCCCGGAGCCGATTCGCGTCCCACTCGTCGCCCCACGGAAAGGCACGGCGTGACTCGCCCCGGGCGGCGAACTCCCATTCGTCCTCGGTCGGCAGGCGTCCGCCCGCCCACTGGCAATAGCGTCGCGCGTCCTGCCAGGACACGTGTACGACCGGGTCGTCCGGATGGGTGAGGGCGTCGCGGCCCTGTTGCGGCGTGCGCCAGTTGCATCGTCGGCAGCGGGTGATGTCCCAGCTGTAGCCCCGCTCCTCGGCCGTCGTGCGGTGACCCGTGGCGTCGACGAACGTCTCGAAGTCGGCGTTCGTGACTTCGGTCCGGTCGAGGGTGTAGGGCGCGAGGCGGACGGTGCGCAGTCGTTCGTCGGCGAAGACTTCGCGCGCGCAGGCGCGGGCGGAGCCGCCCCCCTTCTCGCAGAGGAAGATCGCGCGGTCGATCTCCTCCGGCGTGCTGCCGAGCCGAACCGTGACGGGGTCGCTCTTCTGCGCGATCGGTGTCCCCGACGGCTCGACTCGCTCGTTCTCGCCGATCTCCTGGGCGTCGTCGGATCCTGCCGGTACGAGCCCGTCCCAGTCGATCTGGAAGAGCGCGCCCAGGACGAGGAGCGCTCCCGCCGCCGCGGCGATCGGTTTCCAGGGCAGGTCGATCCCCGCGCCCCCCGCATCGTTCGCGAAGGCGTCGGCGAACTCCAGGCAGCTGCCGAAGCGGTCCTCGGGCTGGCGGGACAACGCCTTTCGGATCGCCTTCTCGGCGGACTTCGAGAGGGGCCCCTTCAGCCGTTTGCGGTCGATGGCCGGGGGCGTGCCCTTTTCCTTGGCGATCAGGATCGCCTCGTTGGTGTTGCCCGTGAAGGGCAGCTCGCCGGTGATCGCCAGGAAGACGACGGTCGCGAGGCTGTACTGGTCGTAGGCCGGGGTCAGGATCCGGTCGATCGCCTCCGGCGGCGCGTAGGCGGGGGAGCCGACGAAGGTCCCGACGACCGTGAGCTCGCGTCGCACCTCCTGGGTCGGGGCGTCGGGATCCGCCGCGCCGATCGCGGTCGCGATCCCGAAGTCGGAGAGGACCGCGTGGCCCTCGCCGTCGAAGAGGATGTTCGCGGGCTTCACGTCCCGGTGGAGGGAGCCGTTGCGATGGACCGTGTCCAGGGCGCCGGCGATCGTCGGCAACCACTCGAGGATTTCTTCGGGGGTCTGCTGGCCGCCCTGCTTCGTGATGCGCTCGCGCAGGTTGCCCCCGCGCAGGTACTGCACGACCGCGTAGGGCACGTCGGTCTGGCCGGCGCCGCCGACGTGGGAGCCGGAGTCGACGATCGACAGGATCGCCGGGTGCTCGTGGGTCGAGAGATCGCGAATCTCCTGGAGGAAGCGCTCGCGAAAGGTGCGATCCGCCATCAGGCTGGCGTGGGGAATCTTGACCACGACCTGGCGCTCGAGGGTCCGGTCCCAAGCGAGGTAGACCGTGCCCATGCCGCCCCGGTCGAGGGATTTGCGGATCTCGTAGCGGTCGTCGAGAACCTCGCCGAGCAGGGGATCCGCCGGCTCGGTCTCCTCGTTCGGCTCGAGCTCGATCGGCGCGGTGTCGGCCTGCTCTGACTCGACGGGCGCGGTCGCCTCGTCGTCCGCCCCTCCGGTGTCCTGCCCGTCCTTCAAGCGCGTTCCTCTTCGCCGCTCTCTGCGCCGTTCGTTCCGCCGCCGTCGCCGCTCGTTCCGCCGCTGTCGTCGCCGCCGTCGTTCGCGCCGGCACATTCGCGGGGCCGCGCACCGCCGACGCTCGTGAGTCGCGGTATCCTACCGCGGATGGCCGAACTCGGCGCTTCCCAGAATTCCGTCGCGGGCGATGCCGACGATGAACCGGCCGCGCTCTCGGGCCCGCGCTTCGGTCTGCTCGCCGCGCTCCGTCTGCTGCCGAAGAACGCGATGTCCCGCTTGATGGGCCGGTTCGCCGGAATCGCCTGGCCCGGTCCGATCCAGCGT encodes:
- a CDS encoding bifunctional serine/threonine-protein kinase/formylglycine-generating enzyme family protein; this encodes MKDGQDTGGADDEATAPVESEQADTAPIELEPNEETEPADPLLGEVLDDRYEIRKSLDRGGMGTVYLAWDRTLERQVVVKIPHASLMADRTFRERFLQEIRDLSTHEHPAILSIVDSGSHVGGAGQTDVPYAVVQYLRGGNLRERITKQGGQQTPEEILEWLPTIAGALDTVHRNGSLHRDVKPANILFDGEGHAVLSDFGIATAIGAADPDAPTQEVRRELTVVGTFVGSPAYAPPEAIDRILTPAYDQYSLATVVFLAITGELPFTGNTNEAILIAKEKGTPPAIDRKRLKGPLSKSAEKAIRKALSRQPEDRFGSCLEFADAFANDAGGAGIDLPWKPIAAAAGALLVLGALFQIDWDGLVPAGSDDAQEIGENERVEPSGTPIAQKSDPVTVRLGSTPEEIDRAIFLCEKGGGSARACAREVFADERLRTVRLAPYTLDRTEVTNADFETFVDATGHRTTAEERGYSWDITRCRRCNWRTPQQGRDALTHPDDPVVHVSWQDARRYCQWAGGRLPTEDEWEFAARGESRRAFPWGDEWDANRLRDVRAEGLGLEPVGSHPSGATPEGLLDLAGSVWEWTSTESGEGERRIFKGGSWMDRIPAYFRSAAFSEDAPDYSSISLGFRCARDGEA
- a CDS encoding FHA domain-containing protein; the protein is MARGDRDEASGAESPGPLEAKTQRMAVPETSETSEASPLEEATVVSPPPSAEPESTVVAAPVVETPTVVAAPVEETPTVVAAPVVEHAAAVSTPVDDETTADSTPADEAAAAVSATVVMSSVDAAGGDPNAAIAPSAALHPMLLERIEPSLGRGERLRLDAAHWHVRIGRAEHNDLRLYTASASREHAVIAGNEAGEWILTPVGGKSVSIDGTPTEEPVELEVGMNLVLGGDHLRCVTEGLEREEMAAPTAADGLSAEGAPRRGGRASWIAIGLVAALGIGLIAYAWFAG
- a CDS encoding OmpA family protein: MIERPVRMIAGVGTAMGVILLLAVSTALASPREATLTALSALESNWPGPDVSIRVVREGEGPLRIGDEIVYRFTSTRAGYLTALHVDTHGATTLLFPRADAEEARLGDGAVVELPSAEDGFSLEVQPPVGRDFVYAIVTRTPLTRSSLGLETAAIVVDVEPQDGAKLVRRIRAELESREPGAVAVAHVAQQIDGRGDVLYRSADIVEFFGERTRSIRPPKLDLQIQFATDSAALDPVARKNVDEFALALEDPKLLETRFVIAGHTDDRGSDAHNLRLSRRRAEAVRRYLVDQGGVDAERLVIEAHGENAPLMGEDSDFARAMNRRVEFSPAR